From one Streptomyces chromofuscus genomic stretch:
- a CDS encoding C40 family peptidase produces MTVRKAWVVAVAATGAGVAFVMLLVVGVYLVAGNLVNGVGGAGRNLAKGSVPAAYQGLVQRWGNLCPAINPALLAAQLYQESGFNPTAQSPAQAQGIAQFIPGTWATHGIDGDGDGDRDVWDPNDAIPSAASYDCTLAKYVKDVPGDATKNMLAAYNAGAYAVIRYGGVPPYKETQNYVRVITTLQESFAAPVGRVDPSEQAAGAIHYAQKKLGTLYLWGGNGTPEQGGRFDCSGLTKAAYESVGITLPRVANDQYNAGPHPDRDELLPGDLVFFSDDLTNSRAIRHVGIYVGGGYMIDAPRPGAVIRFDPIDTPDYFGATRVTEDGAKALPSAV; encoded by the coding sequence TTGACTGTGCGTAAGGCGTGGGTCGTGGCGGTGGCCGCGACGGGTGCCGGGGTCGCGTTCGTGATGCTGCTCGTCGTCGGGGTGTACCTCGTGGCCGGCAATCTGGTCAACGGCGTCGGCGGGGCCGGACGGAATCTGGCCAAGGGGTCCGTGCCCGCCGCCTATCAAGGGCTCGTACAGCGATGGGGCAATCTGTGCCCCGCCATCAACCCCGCCCTCCTCGCCGCGCAGTTGTACCAGGAGAGCGGGTTCAACCCGACCGCGCAGAGCCCGGCGCAGGCACAGGGGATAGCGCAGTTCATCCCGGGCACCTGGGCCACCCACGGCATCGACGGGGACGGGGACGGGGACCGGGACGTGTGGGACCCGAATGACGCGATCCCGTCGGCCGCGTCGTACGACTGCACGCTCGCGAAGTACGTGAAGGACGTGCCCGGGGACGCGACGAAGAACATGCTCGCGGCGTACAACGCGGGCGCGTACGCCGTCATCAGGTACGGGGGTGTGCCGCCGTACAAGGAGACCCAGAACTACGTCCGGGTGATCACGACGCTCCAGGAGAGCTTCGCCGCGCCCGTCGGGCGGGTCGATCCCTCCGAGCAGGCCGCCGGCGCCATTCACTACGCGCAGAAGAAGCTCGGCACGCTCTACCTGTGGGGCGGCAACGGTACGCCCGAGCAGGGCGGGCGCTTCGACTGCTCGGGTCTGACCAAGGCGGCGTACGAGAGTGTGGGCATCACCCTGCCCCGGGTCGCCAACGACCAGTACAACGCCGGGCCGCACCCGGATCGGGACGAGTTGCTGCCCGGGGATCTGGTGTTCTTCTCGGACGACCTCACCAACTCCCGGGCCATCCGGCACGTGGGGATCTACGTCGGCGGCGGGTACATGATCGACGCCCCGCGGCCGGGTGCGGTGATCCGCTTCGACCCGATCGACACCCCCGACTACTTCGGCGCCACCCGGGTCACCGAAGATGGCGCGAAAGCACTCCCCTCGGCGGTCTGA
- a CDS encoding FAD-binding oxidoreductase, which produces MERRTFIGGGVVAVAGIASAVACSGGSGTATATPTTGRGATPVTGRGDGPTGTGARTATATAAAGWPALARDLDGTLVRPGDASWPTARQLYNTRFDALKPAAVAYVAHPDDIATVLAYARTHHIRVAIRNGGHSYAGWSSGDGRLIIDVSRLGRVRASGGTAVVGAGAKLIDVYRALAANGVTIPAGSCPTVGVSGLVLGGGHGVVSRAYGLTCDSLTGATLVTADGRRLTADAAHHPDLFWALRGAGNGNFGVVTELRFRTHPAPQAVSAYLTWPWSKAAAVVRAWQEWGPAQPDEIWSSLHLANAAGGTPTVSVAAFSLGTYGELQNAVDRLAARADSSASHVSLKRRSYEESMEVYAGCSSFATDAQCHLPGTTPGRSSEGALGRETYAARSDFFDRSLPAAGIRALLAQPPSVRGGAGSIALTALGGAINRVSPTATAFVHRRSRMLAQYLVSWRAGTSGATAQSWLNSAHTAMRPYASGAAYQNYTDPTLRNWRTAYYGDAAPRLTRLKRTYDPDRVFTSPQAL; this is translated from the coding sequence ATGGAACGGCGGACGTTCATCGGGGGCGGGGTCGTCGCGGTCGCGGGGATCGCGTCGGCGGTGGCGTGCAGCGGCGGCTCCGGCACCGCCACCGCGACCCCCACGACGGGCCGGGGCGCCACTCCCGTCACGGGCCGGGGCGACGGCCCGACCGGCACCGGCGCCCGTACGGCCACCGCCACGGCCGCCGCCGGCTGGCCGGCGCTCGCCCGTGATCTCGACGGCACCCTGGTCCGCCCCGGCGACGCCTCCTGGCCGACCGCACGGCAGCTCTACAACACCCGCTTCGACGCGCTGAAGCCCGCAGCCGTCGCCTATGTCGCCCACCCCGACGACATCGCCACCGTCCTCGCCTACGCCCGGACCCACCACATACGCGTGGCGATCCGCAACGGCGGCCACTCCTACGCCGGCTGGTCCTCCGGCGACGGCCGCCTGATCATCGATGTCTCCCGGCTCGGCCGCGTCCGTGCGAGCGGCGGCACCGCCGTGGTCGGCGCCGGCGCCAAGCTGATCGACGTCTACCGCGCCCTCGCCGCCAACGGCGTCACCATCCCCGCCGGTTCCTGCCCGACGGTCGGCGTCTCCGGCCTGGTGCTGGGCGGCGGACACGGCGTCGTCTCCCGGGCTTACGGCCTGACCTGCGACAGCCTCACCGGGGCGACCCTGGTGACGGCGGACGGCCGCCGGCTCACCGCCGACGCCGCGCACCACCCCGACCTCTTCTGGGCCCTGCGCGGCGCGGGCAACGGCAATTTCGGCGTCGTCACGGAGCTGCGCTTCCGTACCCACCCGGCCCCGCAGGCGGTCTCGGCGTACCTGACCTGGCCGTGGAGCAAGGCGGCGGCGGTCGTGCGGGCCTGGCAGGAGTGGGGCCCGGCGCAGCCCGACGAGATCTGGTCGTCCCTGCACCTGGCGAACGCGGCCGGCGGCACCCCCACCGTCTCGGTCGCCGCCTTCTCCCTGGGCACCTACGGCGAACTCCAGAACGCCGTGGACCGCCTCGCCGCCCGGGCCGACTCCTCGGCGTCCCACGTCTCCCTGAAGCGCCGCTCGTACGAGGAGTCCATGGAGGTCTACGCCGGCTGCTCGTCCTTCGCCACCGACGCCCAGTGCCACCTTCCCGGCACGACCCCCGGCCGCTCGTCCGAGGGCGCCCTGGGCCGCGAGACGTACGCCGCCCGCTCCGACTTCTTCGACCGCTCCCTCCCCGCGGCCGGCATCCGCGCCCTGCTGGCCCAGCCGCCGTCGGTACGCGGCGGCGCGGGCAGCATCGCCCTCACGGCCCTGGGCGGCGCGATCAACCGCGTCTCCCCCACGGCGACGGCCTTCGTCCACCGCCGGTCGCGCATGCTGGCCCAGTACCTCGTGTCCTGGCGAGCCGGCACCTCCGGCGCGACGGCCCAGTCCTGGCTGAACTCGGCGCACACGGCGATGCGCCCGTACGCGTCGGGAGCGGCGTACCAGAACTACACGGACCCGACGCTGCGGAACTGGCGGACGGCGTACTACGGGGACGCGGCGCCCCGCCTGACCCGGCTGAAGCGGACCTACGACCCGGACAGGGTGTTCACGTCCCCGCAGGCCCTGTGA
- a CDS encoding oxidoreductase, which translates to MATGKNTRRTSKWNVGRLPDLTGRTVVVTGANSGIGLAATDALAGAGAHVVLAVRDPGRGRAAAASVRGSTEVRRLDLADLASVREFAREWGDRPLDLLLNNAGVMMLPEQRTKDGFEMQFGTNHLGHFALTNLLLPYVTDRVVTVSSGAHRWGAGVIDFDDLNLTKGYTPVRAYAQSKLANLLFTLELQRRLTATGSRVRTLAAHPGYAATNLQTHAANPVSRALMQLGNRLFAQDDKAGALPTLYAAVMDLPGASYVGPDGLGEMRGAPTLVGRSAAASDPTTARRLWAASEELTGVAFPLGAGAKVV; encoded by the coding sequence ATGGCTACGGGAAAGAACACGCGCAGGACGAGCAAGTGGAACGTCGGTCGGCTGCCCGACCTCACCGGTCGGACGGTGGTCGTCACCGGCGCCAACAGCGGTATCGGGCTGGCGGCGACGGACGCGCTGGCGGGTGCGGGGGCGCATGTCGTCCTCGCGGTGCGCGATCCGGGGCGCGGGCGGGCGGCGGCGGCGAGCGTGCGCGGCAGTACGGAGGTCCGGCGGCTCGACCTCGCGGACCTCGCGTCGGTGCGGGAGTTCGCGCGGGAGTGGGGCGACCGTCCGCTGGACCTGCTGCTCAACAACGCGGGCGTGATGATGCTGCCCGAGCAGCGCACCAAGGACGGCTTCGAGATGCAGTTCGGCACGAACCATCTCGGCCACTTCGCCCTGACGAACCTGCTGCTGCCGTACGTCACCGATCGCGTGGTGACCGTGTCGTCGGGCGCCCACCGCTGGGGCGCCGGTGTCATCGACTTCGACGACCTGAACCTGACGAAGGGGTACACGCCGGTCCGCGCCTACGCCCAGTCCAAGCTGGCGAACCTCCTGTTCACCCTGGAGCTCCAGCGCCGGCTGACGGCAACCGGCTCCAGGGTTCGCACCCTGGCCGCCCACCCCGGCTACGCGGCCACCAACCTGCAGACCCACGCGGCAAACCCGGTGTCCCGCGCCCTGATGCAGCTCGGTAACAGGCTCTTCGCCCAGGACGACAAGGCCGGCGCCCTGCCGACCCTGTACGCCGCGGTCATGGACCTGCCGGGCGCGAGCTACGTGGGCCCGGACGGCCTCGGCGAGATGCGCGGCGCACCCACGCTGGTGGGCCGTTCGGCGGCGGCGAGCGATCCGACGACGGCGCGCCGGCTGTGGGCGGCGTCGGAGGAGCTGACGGGGGTCGCCTTTCCGCTGGGCGCCGGAGCGAAGGTGGTCTGA
- the pstS gene encoding phosphate ABC transporter substrate-binding protein PstS, with translation MKLQRMNRRALTLGALAVSGALALTACGSDETGNGGDSAGASAAATGSIDCGDAKGQLLADGSSAQKNAIDAWVKAFTAECSGVQINYKGSGSGAGITAFNQGQVAFAGSDSALDEEEIAASKEVCQGGQGIDLPMVGGPIALSYNVPGVDNLVLDAPTIAKIFDSKITKWNDAAIKKLNPEADLPDLKIQAFHRSDESGTTDNFTKYLIATTPENWKYEGGKAWQAKGGQSASGSSGVAQQVSQVSGAISYMELSYAEGMNVVAIDTGAAEPVKASTEAATAAIADAKVVGQGKDLALEINYKTKAEGAYPITLVTYEIVCDKGNKAETLPATKAFLNYVAGEDGQGLLADAGYAPIPDEIIAKVRTTIEGLS, from the coding sequence GTGAAGCTTCAGCGCATGAACCGGCGGGCCCTCACCCTCGGTGCTCTCGCCGTCTCCGGCGCCCTGGCCCTCACGGCGTGCGGCTCCGACGAGACCGGCAACGGCGGTGACTCGGCGGGCGCCAGCGCCGCCGCCACGGGCTCCATCGACTGCGGCGACGCCAAGGGCCAGCTGCTGGCCGACGGCTCCTCCGCGCAGAAGAACGCGATCGACGCCTGGGTCAAGGCGTTCACCGCCGAGTGCTCCGGCGTGCAGATCAACTACAAGGGCTCCGGCTCGGGCGCCGGTATCACGGCGTTCAACCAGGGCCAGGTCGCCTTCGCCGGCTCCGACTCCGCGCTGGACGAGGAAGAGATCGCCGCGTCCAAGGAAGTCTGCCAGGGCGGCCAGGGCATCGACCTCCCGATGGTCGGCGGCCCGATCGCCCTGTCCTACAACGTCCCGGGTGTCGACAACCTGGTGCTGGACGCCCCGACGATCGCCAAGATCTTCGACAGCAAGATCACCAAGTGGAACGACGCGGCGATCAAGAAGCTGAACCCCGAGGCCGACCTCCCCGACCTCAAGATCCAGGCGTTCCACCGCTCGGACGAGTCCGGCACCACGGACAACTTCACCAAGTACCTGATCGCCACCACCCCCGAGAACTGGAAGTACGAGGGTGGTAAGGCCTGGCAGGCCAAGGGCGGCCAGTCCGCGTCCGGTTCCTCCGGTGTCGCGCAGCAGGTCTCCCAGGTCTCCGGCGCCATCAGCTACATGGAGCTGTCCTACGCCGAGGGCATGAACGTCGTCGCCATCGACACGGGAGCCGCCGAGCCGGTCAAGGCCTCCACCGAGGCTGCCACCGCGGCCATCGCGGACGCCAAGGTCGTCGGCCAGGGCAAGGACCTCGCCCTGGAGATCAACTACAAGACCAAGGCCGAGGGCGCGTACCCGATCACCCTGGTCACCTACGAGATCGTCTGCGACAAGGGCAACAAGGCCGAGACGCTGCCCGCCACCAAGGCGTTCCTGAACTACGTCGCCGGCGAGGACGGCCAGGGCCTGCTGGCCGACGCCGGCTACGCGCCGATCCCCGACGAGATCATCGCCAAGGTCCGCACCACCATCGAGGGCCTGAGCTGA
- a CDS encoding phosphatase PAP2 family protein has product MAGLAQSGSNPDVELLYDINGLAKDAPRWFDRVVGFVGEYGLLLAMTLLLVWCWWSVRRRSGISGEEAAGSVAALVWAPLAAGVAVLVNVPIRGFVERPRPFRQHQGLEVLVTGKTDFSFVSDHATIAMALGVGLFVAHRTLGLVGIGLALVEGFCRVYMGVHYPTDVIGGFALGTAVVLLLSPLAMALLTPVTKAVERSPRAGRLVRRRRAVEERDALIPGARKETTGAEERDLAA; this is encoded by the coding sequence ATGGCTGGACTCGCGCAATCCGGGTCGAACCCCGACGTCGAGCTGCTCTACGACATCAACGGCCTGGCCAAGGACGCGCCCCGGTGGTTCGACCGCGTCGTCGGGTTCGTCGGGGAGTACGGGCTGCTGCTCGCCATGACGCTGCTGCTGGTGTGGTGCTGGTGGAGCGTCCGCCGACGGAGCGGCATCTCCGGCGAGGAGGCGGCAGGGTCGGTCGCCGCGCTCGTGTGGGCGCCGCTGGCCGCGGGCGTCGCGGTGCTGGTGAACGTGCCGATACGGGGGTTCGTGGAGCGGCCCCGGCCGTTCCGTCAGCACCAGGGGCTGGAGGTCCTGGTCACCGGGAAGACCGACTTCTCCTTCGTCAGCGATCACGCGACCATCGCGATGGCGCTCGGGGTGGGGCTGTTCGTCGCCCATCGGACCCTCGGGCTCGTCGGCATCGGGCTGGCGCTGGTCGAGGGCTTCTGCCGGGTGTACATGGGCGTGCACTATCCGACGGACGTCATCGGCGGCTTCGCGCTCGGCACCGCCGTCGTGCTGCTGCTGTCGCCGTTGGCCATGGCCCTGCTGACGCCGGTGACGAAGGCCGTGGAGCGCTCGCCCCGGGCCGGCCGGCTGGTGCGGCGGCGGCGCGCGGTCGAGGAGCGGGACGCCCTGATCCCGGGAGCCCGCAAGGAGACCACCGGCGCTGAGGAGCGCGACCTCGCGGCCTAG
- a CDS encoding TetR/AcrR family transcriptional regulator, producing the protein MMRMPEPRPYHHGDLRAALLAGAERTLRDKGAAALSLRELARETGVSHAAPGRHFKDKQALLDALALTGFERMTRALQTADDPALPLEDRFTALARAYLGFAIENAALLELMYARKHDPDVSEQLATAVEHAITPLTRLIAEAQGRGEIVEGDPEHITLLAGATVHGIAAFTANGTFPPQAALDSIGEHVHHLLHGLRPR; encoded by the coding sequence ATGATGCGCATGCCCGAACCCCGCCCCTACCACCACGGAGACCTGCGCGCCGCCCTGCTCGCCGGCGCGGAACGCACTCTGCGGGACAAGGGCGCCGCCGCACTGTCCCTGCGCGAACTCGCCCGCGAGACCGGCGTCAGCCACGCCGCCCCGGGCCGGCACTTCAAGGACAAGCAGGCCCTGCTCGACGCCCTCGCCCTCACCGGCTTCGAGCGCATGACCAGGGCCCTGCAGACCGCGGACGACCCCGCCCTCCCCTTGGAGGACCGGTTCACCGCCCTCGCGCGCGCCTACCTCGGGTTCGCCATCGAGAACGCCGCACTACTGGAGCTGATGTACGCCCGCAAGCACGACCCGGACGTCTCCGAGCAGCTCGCCACCGCCGTGGAACACGCGATCACACCACTCACCCGCCTGATCGCGGAGGCGCAAGGGCGCGGCGAGATCGTCGAGGGCGACCCCGAACACATCACCCTCCTCGCCGGCGCCACCGTCCACGGCATCGCCGCCTTCACGGCCAACGGCACCTTCCCGCCGCAGGCCGCCCTCGACAGCATCGGCGAACACGTCCACCACCTGCTGCACGGACTGCGCCCCCGCTGA